In Anopheles gambiae chromosome 2, idAnoGambNW_F1_1, whole genome shotgun sequence, a single window of DNA contains:
- the LOC4576703 gene encoding histidine-rich glycoprotein, protein MMKITIAALALLAVAVAAYEHEDYHSHPSYKFEYGVKDPHTGDHKSQWEHRDGDVVKGAYTLDEADGTKRVVEYSSDKHNGFQAHVKRVGHADHPAVYGHHEAGHSYSHGHGHGHGSSYANGNLYQHHIEVNHSKMMKITIAALTLLAVAVAAYEHEDYHSHPSYKFEYGVKDPHTGDHKSQWEHRDGDVVKGAYTLHEADGTERVVEYTSDKHNGFQAHVKRVGHAHHPEVYGHHEAGHSFGGHGHGHASSYANGNLYQHHH, encoded by the exons ATGATGAAGATCACGATCGCCGCCCTCGCTCTGCTGGCTGTAGCCGTTGCAGCTTACGAACATGAAGACTATCATTCGCATCCCAGCTACAAGTTCGAGTATGGCGTAAAGGATCCTCACACCGGAGATCACAAGAGCCAGTGGGAACATCGGGATGGAGATGTCGTCAAGGGAGCATACACTCTGGATGAAGCCGACGGAACCAAGCGAGTGGTTGAGTACTCGTCCGATAAGCACAACGGCTTCCAGGCTCACGTCAAGCGTGTGGGTCATGCTGACCATCCGGCCGTCTATGGACACCATGAGGCTGGACACTCGTACAGCCATGGGCACGGGCATGGACATGGCAGCAGCTACGCTAACGGCAACCTGTACCAGCACCA TATTGAAGTCAATCACTCGAAAATGATGAAGATCACGATCGCCGCCCTCACCCTGCTGGCCGTAGCCGTTGCTGCTTACGAGCACGAGGACTACCATTCGCATCCCAGCTACAAGTTCGAGTATGGAGTAAAGGATCCTCACACCGGAGATCACAAGAGCCAGTGGGAACATCGGGATGGAGATGTCGTCAAGGGAGCATATACCCTTCACGAGGCCGACGGAACTGAGCGAGTAGTTGAATACACTTCCGATAAGCACAACGGCTTCCAGGCTCACGTCAAGCGAGTGGGCCATGCTCACCATCCGGAAGTGTATGGACACCATGAGGCTGGCCATTCGTTCGGTGGACACGGTCATGGACATGCCAGCAGCTACGCCAACGGCAACCTGTACCAGCATCATCATTAG
- the LOC5667273 gene encoding cuticle protein 19 translates to MMKITIAALALLAVAVAAYEHEDYHSHPSYKFEYGVKDPHTGDHKSQWEHRDGDVVKGAYTLDEADGTKRVVEYSSDKHNGFQAHVKRVGHADHPAVYGHHEAGHSYSHGHGHGHGSSYANGNLYQHQH, encoded by the coding sequence ATGATGAAGATCACGATCGCCGCCCTCGCTCTGCTGGCCGTCGCCGTTGCTGCTTACGAACATGAGGACTATCATTCGCATCCCAGCTACAAGTTCGAGTATGGCGTAAAGGATCCTCACACCGGAGACCACAAGAGCCAGTGGGAACATCGAGATGGAGATGTCGTCAAGGGAGCATACACTCTGGATGAAGCCGACGGAACCAAGCGAGTGGTTGAGTACTCGTCCGATAAGCACAACGGCTTCCAGGCTCACGTCAAGCGAGTGGGTCATGCTGACCATCCGGCCGTCTATGGACACCATGAGGCTGGACACTCGTACAGTCATGGACACGGCCATGGACATGGCAGCAGCTACGCCAACGGCAACCTGTACCAGCATCAACACTAA
- the LOC133391228 gene encoding cuticle protein 19-like, which translates to MMKFTIATLALLAVAVAAYEHEDYHSHPSYKFEYGVKDPHTGDHKSQWEHRDGDVVKGAYTLDEADGTKRVVEYSSDKHNGFQAHVKRVGHADHPAVYGHHEAGHSYSHGHGHGHGSSYANGNLYQHHH; encoded by the coding sequence ATGATGAAGTTCACGATCGCCACCCTCGCACTGCTAGCTGTTGCCGTTGCAGCTTACGAACATGAGGACTATCATTCGCATCCCAGCTACAAGTTCGAGTATGGCGTAAAGGATCCTCACACCGGAGACCACAAGAGCCAGTGGGAACATCGGGATGGAGATGTCGTCAAGGGAGCATACACTCTGGATGAAGCCGACGGAACCAAGCGAGTGGTTGAGTACTCGTCCGATAAGCACAACGGCTTCCAGGCTCACGTCAAGCGAGTGGGTCATGCTGACCATCCGGCCGTCTATGGACACCATGAGGCTGGACACTCGTACAGCCATGGACACGGCCATGGACATGGCAGCAGCTACGCCAACGGCAACCTGTACCAGCATCATCATTGA
- the LOC5667275 gene encoding cuticle protein 19 → MMKITIAALALLAVAVAAYEHEDYHSHPSYKFEYGVKDPHTGDHKSQWEHRDGDVVKGQYTLDEADGTKRVVEYSSDKHNGFQAHVKRVGHAHHPEVYGHHEAGHSYSHGHGHGHGSSYANGNLHQYHY, encoded by the coding sequence ATGATGAAGATCACGATCGCTGCCCTCGCTCTGCTGGCTGTAGCCGTTGCTGCTTACGAACATGAGGACTATCATTCGCATCCCAGCTACAAGTTCGAGTATGGAGTAAAGGATCCTCACACCGGAGACCACAAGAGCCAGTGGGAACATCGGGATGGAGATGTCGTCAAGGGACAGTACACTCTGGATGAAGCCGACGGAACCAAGCGAGTGGTTGAGTACTCGTCCGATAAGCACAACGGCTTCCAGGCTCATGTCAAGCGTGTGGGCCATGCTCACCACCCGGAAGTGTATGGACATCATGAGGCTGGACACTCGTACAGCCATGGACACGGTCATGGACATGGCAGCAGCTACGCCAACGGCAACCTGCACCAGTATCATTATTGA
- the LOC5667276 gene encoding cuticle protein 19, with translation MLCKIIFIAAIVAIVVADNSDHDYHSHPSYKFEYGVKDPHTGDHKSQWEHRDGDVVKGAYTLDEADGTKRVVEYSSDKHNGFQAHVKRVGHADHPAVYGHHEAGHSYGHGQEHGHGSSYANSNLHQYHH, from the exons ATGCTGTGCAAG ATCATCTTCATTGCTGCCATAGTagctattgttgttgctgacaACAGCGATCATGATTACCATTCGCATCCCAGCTACAAGTTCGAGTATGGAGTAAAGGATCCTCACACTGGAGATCACAAGAGCCAGTGGGAGCATCGCGACGGAGATGTCGTCAAGGGAGCGTACACTCTGGATGAAGCTGATGGAACCAAGCGAGTGGTTGAATACTCGTCCGACAAGCACAACGGCTTCCAGGCTCACGTCAAGCGAGTGGGCCATGCTGACCATCCGGCTGTCTATGGACACCATGAGGCTGGACACTCGTACGGTCACGGGCAAGAACATGGACATGGTAGCAGCTACGCCAATAGTAACCTGCATCAGTATCATCATTAA
- the LOC5667265 gene encoding cuticle protein 19, giving the protein MIKIALILALAVAVFGYGHEHHDYHSHPSYKFEYGVKDPHTGDHKSQWEHRDGDVVKGAYTLDEADGTKRVVEYSSDKHNGFQAHVKRVGHADYPAVYGHHEAGHSYGHGHASSYAKLNQHH; this is encoded by the exons ATGATCAAG ATTGCTCTGATTCTCGCCCTGGCCGTTGCTGTGTTTGGATATGGTCATGAACATCACGATTATCATTCGCATCCCAGCTACAAGTTCGAGTATGGCGTAAAGGATCCTCACACCGGAGATCACAAGAGCCAGTGGGAACATCGCGACGGAGATGTCGTCAAGGGAGCGTACACTCTGGATGAGGCTGATGGAACCAAGCGAGTGGTTGAGTACTCGTCCGACAAGCACAACGGCTTCCAGGCTCACGTCAAGCGAGTGGGCCatgctgactatccggctgtcTATGGACACCATGAGGCTGGACATTCGTACGGCCATGGACATGCCAGCAGCTACGCTAAGCTCAACCAACATCACTGA
- the LOC1270217 gene encoding cuticle protein 19, giving the protein MFKVFVALAALVAVTAAVDDYYAYPSYKFEYGVKDPHTGDHKSQWEHRDGDVVKGAYTLHEADGTERVVEYSSDKHNGFQAHVKRVGHAHHPEVHGHQGGYGGSYDHGYGHSYSKLHKYN; this is encoded by the exons ATGTTCAAG GTATTCGTTGCTCTGGCAGCTTTGGTGGCTGTGACAGCCGCAGTTGATGATTACTACGCATACCCCAGCTACAAGTTTGAATATGGAGTAAAGGATCCTCATACCGGAGACCACAAGAGCCAGTGGGAACATCGGGACGGAGATGTCGTCAAGGGAGCATACACCCTGCACGAGGCTGACGGAACTGAACGAGTGGTTGAGTACTCGTCCGACAAGCACAACGGTTTCCAGGCTCATGTGAAGCGAGTGGGCCATGCTCACCACCCGGAAGTGCATGGACACCAGGGAGGATATGGTGGATCATACGATCATGGATACGGTCACAGCTATAGCAAGCTGCATAAGTACAACTAA
- the LOC5667257 gene encoding cuticle protein 19: MMKITIAALALLAVAVAAYEHEDYHSHPSYKFEYGVKDPHTGDHKSQWEHRDGDVVKGAYTLHEADGTERVVEYSSDKHNGFQAHVKRVGHAHHPEVYGHHEAGHSYSHGHGHGHGSSYANGNLYQHHH, encoded by the coding sequence ATGATGAAGATCACGATCGCCGCCCTCGCTCTGCTGGCCGTCGCCGTTGCTGCATACGAACATGAGGACTATCATTCGCATCCCAGCTACAAGTTCGAGTATGGAGTAAAGGATCCTCACACCGGAGATCACAAGAGCCAGTGGGAACATCGGGATGGAGATGTCGTCAAGGGAGCATATACCCTTCACGAGGCTGACGGAACTGAGCGAGTAGTTGAGTACTCGTCCGACAAGCACAACGGCTTCCAGGCTCATGTCAAGCGAGTGGGTCATGCTCACCACCCGGAAGTGTATGGACACCATGAGGCTGGACACTCGTACAGCCATGGACACGGTCATGGTCATGGCAGCAGCTACGCCAACGGCAACCTGTACCAGCACCATCACTAA
- the LOC5667258 gene encoding cuticle protein 19 — MMKITIAALALLAVAVAAYEHEDYHSHPSYKFEYGVKDPHTGDHKSQWEHRDGDVVKGQYTLDEADGTKRVVEYSSDKHNGFQAHVKRVGHADHPAVYGHHEAGHSYGHGHASSYAKLNQHH, encoded by the coding sequence ATGATGAAGATCACGATCGCCGCCCTCGCTCTGCTAGCCGTCGCCGTTGCTGCTTACGAACATGAGGACTATCATTCGCATCCCAGCTACAAGTTCGAGTATGGCGTAAAGGATCCTCACACCGGAGACCACAAGAGCCAGTGGGAACATCGGGACGGAGATGTTGTCAAAGGACAGTACACGCTGGATGAAGCCGACGGAACCAAGCGAGTGGTTGAGTACTCGTCCGACAAGCACAACGGCTTCCAGGCTCACGTCAAGCGAGTGGGCCATGCTGACCATCCGGCTGTCTATGGACACCATGAGGCTGGACATTCGTACGGCCATGGACACGCCAGCAGCTACGCTAAGCTCAACCAACATCACTGA
- the LOC1270213 gene encoding cuticle protein 19, whose protein sequence is MFKIFVALAALVAVAAAVDDYYAYPSYKFEYGVKDPHTGDHKSQWEHRDGDVVKGAYTLHEADGTERVVEYSSDKHNGFQAHVKRVGHAHHSEVYGHQGGYGGSYDHGYGHSYSKLHKYN, encoded by the exons ATGTTCAAG ATCTTTGTTGCTCTGGCAGCATTGGTGGCTGTGGCAGCCGCAGTTGATGATTACTACGCATATCCCAGCTACAAGTTCGAGTATGGAGTAAAGGATCCTCACACCGGAGACCACAAGAGCCAGTGGGAACATCGGGACGGAGATGTCGTCAAGGGAGCCTACACCCTACACGAGGCTGACGGAACTGAGCGAGTAGTTGAGTACTCGTCCGACAAGCACAACGGCTTCCAAGCTCATGTGAAGCGAGTGGGCCATGCTCACCACTCGGAAGTGTATGGACACCAGGGAGGATATGGTGGATCATATGATCATGGATACGGTCACAGCTACAGCAAGCTGCATAAGTATAATTAA
- the LOC1270212 gene encoding cuticle protein 19, with protein MFKIIALTVACLAVAASAQYWGGAGYGYGAKHHGHHDYYSHPSYKFEYGVKDPHTGDHKSQWEHRDGDVVKGAYTLHEADGTERVVEYSSDKHNGFQAHVKRVGHAHHPQVYGHHGGYYGGYGHGSGYSYSKLDQHF; from the exons ATGTTCAAG ATCATCGCACTGACTGTCGCCTGTTTGGCTGTGGCTGCTTCGGCTCAATACTGGGGTGGCGCTGGATATGGATACGGTGCGAAGCATCATGGCCATCACGATTACTATTCGCATCCTAGTTACAAGTTCGAGTACGGTGTGAAGGATCCTCACACCGGAGATCACAAGAGCCAGTGGGAACATCGGGACGGAGATGTCGTCAAGGGAGCATACACCCTGCACGAGGCCGACGGAACTGAGCGAGTAGTTGAGTACTCGTCGGATAAGCACAACGGCTTCCAGGCTCATGTCAAGCGAGTGGGTCATGCTCATCATCCTCAAGTGTACGGACATCACGGAGGATACTATGGAGGATACGGTCATGGCTCGGGCTACAGCTACAGCAAGTTGGACCAGCATTTCTAA
- the LOC1270211 gene encoding cuticle protein 19 — protein MFRFVSCFALLAIATAAYTGSGHYSSKYAARKFYHHAAADEPAKAAPAEDHHHESSHHHEEQDHFVDYYAPTNYKFEYGVKDPHTGDHKTHWEERDGDVVKGAYTVLDADGSSRLVEYTADPHHGFNAVVKRIEHSPIPKKEHHHVAPAHEEPQEEHHHHHHQQEDEHVEYKHANHQYHQQPEHHGYGYGKGY, from the exons ATGTTCCGA TTTGTGAGCTGCTTTGCCCTGTTGGCCATTGCGACCGCTGCCTATACCGGTAGCGGCCATTACAGCTCGAAGTATGCCGCTAGAAAGTTTTACCATCATGCTGCCGCAGACGAACCGGCAAAGGCGGCACCAGCGGAAGACCATCACCACGAGTCGTCGCACCATCACGAGGAGCAGGATCATTTCGTTGATTACTACGCACCGACCAACTACAAGTTTGAGTACGGTGTAAAGGATCCGCATACCGGTGACCACAAGACGCACTGGGAGGAACGCGATGGTGATGTGGTGAAGGGTGCCTATACCGTGCTGGATGCTGATGGTAGCTCGCGGTTGGTCGAGTACACGGCCGATCCTCACCATGGATTCAACGCGGTGGTTAAGAGGATCGAACACTCGCCCATCCCGAAAAAGGAACACCATCATGTGGCGCCGGCACATGAGGAACCGCAAGAGgaacatcaccatcatcatcatcagcaggaGGATGAGCATGTGGAGTACAAGCATGCGAACCATCAGTACCACCAGCAGCCGGAACATCATGGGTATGGGTATGGCAAGGGCTACTAG
- the LOC3290255 gene encoding cuticle protein 7, with product MNVISVTSVVLMVVAVGSAYITGNGYNIQTKHSSHYFGNGANAIDSYQPLGIGSGYSEAGVIGYKSSQDGGYPENGYDYSDHYAYPKYKYDYGVQDAHTGDHKSQWEIRDGDVVKGGYTLYDADGTKRVVEYSSDKHHGFQAHVKRVGHAYHPQVYKTEHGISGGGYDEAEGYSYSNINQHL from the exons ATGAACGTGATATCG gtGACTTCGgtggtgctgatggtggtaGCGGTAGGCAGTGCATACATTACAGGCAACGGGTACAATATCCAGACCAAACACTCATCGCATTACTTTGGCAACGGGGCGAATGCCATCGATTCCTATCAACCGTTGGGCATCGGGTCGGGTTACAGTGAGGCCGGTGTGATTGGTTACAAATCCTCCCAGGATGGTGGCTACCCGGAAAATGGCTACGACTACAGCGATCACTACGCTTACCCGAAGTACAAGTACGACTACGGTGTGCAGGATGCGCACACCGGGGACCACAAGAGCCAGTGGGAAATCCGTGACGGAGACGTCGTCAAGGGAGGTTACACGCTGTACGATGCTGACGGTACGAAGCGCGTGGTAGAATACTCGTCCGACAAGCACCACGGATTCCAGGCTCACGTCAAGCGAGTGGGCCATGCTTACCACCCGCAGGTGTACAAAACGGAACACGGCATTTCGGGCGGTGGCTACGATGAAGCGGAAGGTTACAGTTACAGCAATATTAATCAGCATCTGTAA